TCTTCTGAGAACCCGGAACACAGACCATCCTGAACAGAGCGATTCCCAGACCAACGGGACAATGGCTGTCATGGCCAGGCAAGCACACTTTGCGATACCAGGCAGGCACAGCATCCAGTGTCTGCCCGCCCGAGCGCCCGCAGGTGCGCCGGGCTTCCTGTCATTCGCGGTGCTGAACCAGGGTGGACCATGACGAACCTCGGCAGATGGCTGGTCGGTGTGACGTGTTCGCTGTTCCTCGGTGCTTGCGGACCGCTCCCCGAAGGCGAAGGGGAGCAGGCCGCCAATCCCTCTGACGTCACCGACGACGCGGAGATTGGGACGGTGCATCAGGAGACGCTCGGGGGCGACCTGGGCAGCAACATGGGCCAGCCGGTGGTCATCTACCCCACCACCTGCACGGCGACGAACCAATGGCACACCACCTGCGGCTCCGGTTCGTCCCGGGACATCGCCTACGTGTGGAAGGTCCCTGAGACAGGCACCTATTCGTTCTCCACGCGGAACTCGAACTACGACACCGTCATGGAGATCCGGAACTACAAGGCCACGTCCGAGGTCCTGAAGTGCAATGACGACACCGGAAGCCTCTACACGTCCGCCATCAGCCTCAGTGGCCTGATCAAGGGCACCCAGTTGCTGATCATCATCGAAGGCTACGAAGGCGACTGCGGAAACACCCACCTGAACATCGTCAAACGGTAGCGGCCTCCTCGGGAAGGGAGGATCCGCTCGGGGGCCGGGGGACGTCCGCACCCGCGGAGGGGGGGCGGGCTTCCTCGGGTCGCGGGAGGACCGGGGTCGAAGGCGAGCTGCTCCAGGCGGTCGCGCCGCGCATGCTGATACGCTCGGAGGCGCCCTCCCTTGGAGCCCTGAGTTGATGAAGCGTGCCCTTCTCGCCGTGCTGGCCCTCCTGCTCCTCCTCGTGGGCATCCTCGTCGTCCGGACGCTCCACTTCGGCTCGCGGCAGGCCCCCGCCGAACCCGCCGAGCCCTACTCGGTGGATGCCCCCGCGGCCGCGGGCCGCCTCGCCCAGGCGCTGCGTCACCGCACCATCGCCGCCTCGGACGGGACGAGCGGAGAGGACGCCGCGTTCCAGGCGCTCCATGCCCAGCTTGTCGCTCAGTTCCCCCTCGTGCATGCGCAGCTGGGGCATGAGGCCGTGGGCGCGCATTCGCACCTGTATACGTGGGAGGGGTCGGAGCCCGGCCTGAAGCCAGTGCTCTTGATGGGCCACCTGGACGTGGTGCCCGCGGAGGCGGAGGCCACCTGGAGCCACCCGCCCTTTGGAGGTGAGGTGGCGGACGGCTACGTCCACGGCCGCGGGGCGCTCGACGACAAGGGAAGCGTGCTCGCCATCCTGGAGGCCGTGGAAGGCTTGCTCGCCCAGGGCCACCGCCCACGCCGCACGGTGCTGCTCGCCTTCGGCGCGGACGAAGAAGTGGGTGGGCGCGACGGCGCCGCGCAAGTGGCCAGGCTGCTGCTCGAGCGGGGCACGCGTCTCGAGTCCGTGCTGGACGAAGGGGGCCCCATCGGAGTGGGGCTCGTGCCCGGCGTGGCGGCGCCGGTGGCGCTGGTGGGTGTGGCGGAGAAGGGCTCGGCGCGCCTCGAGTTGAGGGTGCGGAGCGCGGGTGGTCACGCGTCCATGCCGCCCCCGCAGACGGCCGCGGGGATCCTCGCCCGCGCCCTGGTGCGCATCGAGGAGCACCCCTTCGAGGCCGGGCTGCGCGGCGCGACCCGGGGGTTGTTCGAGTACGTGGCGCCGGAGATGGAGTTCGGCATGCGCCTGCTCTTCGCCAACACCTGGCTCTTCGCCCCCCTCATCGAGCGGAAGATGGCCGCGACGCCCTCCACGAACGCCAGCATCCGCACCACCACCGCGGCCACCATGCTCGAAGGCAGCCCCAAGCCCAACGTGCTGCCGTCGCAGGCGCGCGCGGTGCTCAACGTCCGCCCGCTGCCCGGCGACAGCCTGGAGGCGGTGCGAGACCGCATGCGGGAGGCGGTGGACGATGCGCGGGTGGAGCTGTCCATCGAGGGCGACGAAGCCTCCCCGGTGTCACGCCTGGACACGGAAGGCTGGCGGCAGTTGCAGCGAAGCATCCGCCAGGTGTTCCCGGAGGCGCTGGTCGCGCCCTTCCTCACCGTGGCGGCCACCGACGCCCGGCACTTCTACCCCTTGAGTGACAGCGTGTACCGCTTCATGCCCGTGCGCATGACCCGCGACGACCTCGCACGCATGCATGGCCGCGACGAGCGGCTCTCCGTCGAGGGGTACGCGGCCGCCATCCGCTTCTACGCGCAGTACCTGCGCAACACCACGCGCTAGCAGGGGCGGCCTCATCCGCGCGGGCCCTGCCCTCTTGTGGGAGGGCAGGGCCTGGAGCGCCTTCCATGACGGCCCGGAGGCCGTCCTCCCGCGGTCGCGACCTACGGGGTGTAGACGACGGTGAGCGTGGCGTTCGCGCCGTCCTTCACGAACAGGTAGGCCGTCGCCGCTGGGTCCTGGGCGAAGCGCAGACGCAGCTGCGTCCGCCCGACCTTGTTGACCGCGGAGGCCCCCGTGCCCGTGAAGTCCGTGGAGCGGGCGGTGCCGGACGTGAACTTCGCCACGCTCGCCACGGCGCTCGCGGTCGCGGGGGCGGCCCAGTCGGCCGTCTCCGTCGGGGCGGCGTTGAAGGTGCCCGTGGCCACGTCGATGACGAGCGTGTTGCCCGCGGGGCTCGCCCAGGGGTCGCCGGAGCCGGATGAGTAGGCGATGGTGAGGAACGCCCGGGTGATGCTGGCGGTGTCCGGCAGGCTGGCCGTGTCGAACGACAGCAGGGAGCGGTTCTGCTTGCCGT
This region of Corallococcus silvisoli genomic DNA includes:
- a CDS encoding M20 family peptidase → MKRALLAVLALLLLLVGILVVRTLHFGSRQAPAEPAEPYSVDAPAAAGRLAQALRHRTIAASDGTSGEDAAFQALHAQLVAQFPLVHAQLGHEAVGAHSHLYTWEGSEPGLKPVLLMGHLDVVPAEAEATWSHPPFGGEVADGYVHGRGALDDKGSVLAILEAVEGLLAQGHRPRRTVLLAFGADEEVGGRDGAAQVARLLLERGTRLESVLDEGGPIGVGLVPGVAAPVALVGVAEKGSARLELRVRSAGGHASMPPPQTAAGILARALVRIEEHPFEAGLRGATRGLFEYVAPEMEFGMRLLFANTWLFAPLIERKMAATPSTNASIRTTTAATMLEGSPKPNVLPSQARAVLNVRPLPGDSLEAVRDRMREAVDDARVELSIEGDEASPVSRLDTEGWRQLQRSIRQVFPEALVAPFLTVAATDARHFYPLSDSVYRFMPVRMTRDDLARMHGRDERLSVEGYAAAIRFYAQYLRNTTR